One genomic region from Knoellia sp. p5-6-4 encodes:
- a CDS encoding phosphopantetheine-binding protein, whose product MTPDEGRDLLEQSLRAIVPEADLTGLPGDTDLRERYELDSLDFVEVVERLSQGAGFRIEEDEDLRTIDAIVGLLSRGTPHPV is encoded by the coding sequence ATGACACCCGACGAGGGCCGCGACCTGCTGGAGCAGTCGCTGCGAGCCATCGTGCCCGAGGCGGACCTGACCGGCCTGCCCGGCGACACCGACCTGCGCGAGAGGTACGAGCTGGACTCGCTCGACTTCGTCGAGGTCGTGGAGCGCCTCAGCCAGGGCGCCGGCTTCCGCATCGAGGAGGACGAGGACCTGCGCACCATCGACGCCATCGTCGGCCTGCTCAGTCGCGGGACGCCGCACCCGGTCTGA
- a CDS encoding MFS transporter, whose product MPPRRLDAYRSWLVYAGAWAFVGTLSWTTAAVLLVREVGLSPLQLVLAGTALEVAYFLAEVPTGVLADLYSRRLSLVVSALACRLGMVGVGIAQGAPAVFAAMALWGFGWTFRSGAEDAWLADEVGPERLGGAYQRGAQVERVAGLAGIGAAVALATVDLRLPLLCAGAVAAGLGLFLAVAMPERGHARQHRSSGVVGPLRSALATVAAGRREVAARPVLLAVLGIVAALGAWSEGWDRLWEAHLLLDVGLPTLFGLDDVAWFGVLAAGTLVISFAVAAPLVARIEGLGPARLARLLVVLHAVLVACALGFALADRLWVAVAAYWATTVVRSLASAPFRTWLNLGIDDSSTRATVLSIANVAGSAGEWGGGPLLGWVGTRWTVRAALAAGAALLLPAVVLLARAGRGTAGRQVGPSRRVRPGAASRD is encoded by the coding sequence GTGCCACCGCGACGCCTCGACGCCTACCGGTCCTGGCTGGTGTATGCCGGGGCGTGGGCCTTCGTGGGAACCCTCTCGTGGACGACGGCCGCGGTCCTCCTGGTGCGCGAGGTGGGCCTGTCGCCGCTGCAGCTCGTGCTGGCGGGCACGGCCCTCGAGGTCGCCTACTTCCTCGCGGAGGTGCCGACCGGCGTTCTGGCCGACCTGTACTCACGCCGGCTGTCCCTGGTCGTGTCCGCGCTGGCCTGCCGGCTCGGCATGGTCGGCGTCGGGATCGCGCAGGGTGCGCCGGCGGTGTTCGCCGCGATGGCGCTGTGGGGGTTCGGCTGGACCTTCCGCAGCGGTGCCGAGGACGCCTGGCTGGCCGACGAGGTGGGACCGGAGCGGCTCGGCGGGGCGTACCAGCGCGGCGCCCAGGTGGAGCGCGTGGCAGGGCTGGCGGGCATCGGCGCGGCGGTCGCGCTCGCCACGGTCGACCTCCGCCTGCCCCTGCTCTGTGCGGGCGCCGTTGCGGCGGGGCTGGGTCTCTTCCTCGCTGTGGCGATGCCCGAGCGCGGCCACGCCCGTCAGCACCGGTCATCCGGGGTCGTCGGGCCGCTGCGGTCGGCCCTGGCGACGGTGGCCGCCGGGCGACGCGAGGTGGCCGCCCGCCCGGTGCTGCTCGCCGTGCTGGGCATCGTCGCCGCTCTCGGGGCCTGGAGCGAGGGGTGGGACCGCCTGTGGGAGGCGCACCTGCTGCTCGACGTGGGACTGCCGACGCTGTTCGGGCTCGACGACGTCGCGTGGTTCGGCGTGCTCGCCGCCGGCACCCTGGTCATCTCCTTCGCGGTGGCGGCACCGTTGGTCGCGCGGATCGAGGGGCTCGGCCCGGCGCGGCTGGCGCGACTGCTGGTGGTGCTGCACGCGGTGCTCGTCGCCTGTGCGCTGGGCTTCGCGCTCGCAGACCGGTTGTGGGTGGCCGTCGCGGCCTACTGGGCGACGACCGTGGTTCGGTCGCTGGCCTCCGCGCCCTTCCGTACGTGGCTGAACCTCGGCATCGACGACTCCTCGACGCGGGCGACGGTGCTGTCGATCGCCAACGTCGCGGGCAGCGCCGGCGAGTGGGGAGGTGGGCCCCTGCTGGGCTGGGTGGGCACCCGCTGGACGGTGCGGGCGGCCCTCGCCGCCGGCGCGGCGCTGCTCCTGCCCGCGGTCGTGCTGCTCGCGCGTGCCGGGCGCGGCACCGCCGGGAGGCAGGTCGGGCCCAGCCGGCGGGTCAGACCGGGTGCGGCGTCCCGCGACTGA
- a CDS encoding alkaline phosphatase family protein has translation MPHLVRRGPLVPTLRDLADAGWGLLTTSLGLGAAIAVVDGATADGPLPVMLVAVAVSTGDLLLRPGLRLLALGVGAVGAMVAGLVVQMLIAWAALALVPGIGVSDWRAVLAVVVVASAIMALGRWLVGANDSSYVLGDILRRARSHERAREREGEAALPTEAGLLVVQLDGLSHTALRQAIEGGLAPTMARWLRDGNHLLTPWWSRVPSTTPAAQAGLLHGNSHPVPAFRWWDKDLGRLVVANRPQDSALVESRVSDGNGLLAHGGAAISTMFSGDAPTRLLVMSAAGSGGGLGPGPSFLRFFASPFVLSRALSRSLVEMLKELYQGRRQRVRQVVPRVRRRGWYVVLRGISNVLLRDLNVSLVAEHLVRGTPAIYVNLVDYDEIAHHAGPSRPEALRALEGLDGVLGLLEQVVRASGRAYRIVVLSDHGQSLGATFRQMEGADLATVCRRLLQVPDSESVEASEGEAWGPVNTLLTTLLNTRPARRTVVVGPDRHLPETAATARLPELAVIASGNLGMVWFPRLPGRLTLEEIHELWPRLVPGLVNRRSIGVVIAETESRGPVAIGVSGLCLLRDGTVEGDDPLPQYGPHGREDLLRLAGLANTGDLVIVSSVDPSGQVHAFEEQVGSHGGIGGQQNEAVLLHPADLPLDRRAPLVGAETVHEQLVAWMRQLGVRP, from the coding sequence GTGCCGCACCTGGTCCGCAGGGGGCCCCTCGTCCCCACGCTGCGCGATCTCGCCGACGCCGGCTGGGGGCTGCTCACCACGAGCCTCGGCCTGGGGGCGGCGATCGCGGTCGTCGACGGCGCGACCGCTGACGGGCCGCTGCCGGTGATGCTCGTGGCGGTCGCCGTGTCGACCGGCGACCTCCTGCTGCGCCCCGGGCTGCGGCTGCTGGCCCTGGGCGTTGGCGCCGTCGGCGCCATGGTGGCCGGCCTGGTGGTCCAGATGCTCATCGCGTGGGCGGCGCTCGCCCTGGTGCCGGGCATCGGCGTCTCCGACTGGCGGGCCGTGCTCGCCGTGGTCGTCGTCGCCTCGGCCATCATGGCGCTCGGCCGCTGGCTGGTCGGCGCCAACGACAGCTCGTACGTGCTGGGCGACATCCTGCGCAGGGCCCGCTCCCACGAGCGGGCCCGGGAGCGGGAGGGCGAGGCGGCGCTGCCCACCGAGGCTGGCCTGCTGGTGGTGCAGCTCGACGGCCTGTCCCACACCGCGCTCCGCCAGGCCATCGAGGGCGGGCTCGCGCCGACCATGGCCCGCTGGCTGCGCGACGGCAACCACCTGCTGACCCCGTGGTGGTCGCGGGTGCCCTCGACGACCCCAGCCGCGCAGGCCGGCCTGCTGCACGGCAACAGCCACCCCGTCCCCGCCTTCCGCTGGTGGGACAAGGACCTCGGGCGCCTGGTGGTGGCCAACCGCCCGCAGGACTCCGCACTGGTCGAGTCGCGCGTCAGCGACGGCAACGGCCTGCTGGCCCACGGCGGCGCGGCCATCAGCACCATGTTCTCCGGCGACGCCCCGACGCGCCTGCTGGTCATGAGCGCGGCCGGCAGCGGCGGCGGCCTGGGGCCGGGGCCGAGCTTCCTGCGCTTCTTCGCCAGCCCGTTCGTCCTCTCGCGGGCGCTCAGCCGCAGCCTCGTCGAGATGCTCAAGGAGCTCTACCAGGGCAGGCGGCAACGGGTGCGCCAGGTCGTGCCCCGGGTCCGGCGCCGGGGGTGGTACGTCGTGCTGCGCGGCATCAGCAACGTGCTGCTGCGTGACCTCAACGTCTCCCTCGTCGCCGAGCACCTGGTGCGAGGTACGCCGGCCATCTACGTCAACCTCGTCGACTACGACGAGATCGCCCACCACGCGGGGCCGAGCAGGCCCGAGGCGCTGCGCGCCCTGGAGGGCCTCGACGGCGTCCTGGGCCTGCTCGAGCAGGTGGTGCGGGCCTCGGGGCGGGCCTACCGCATCGTCGTGCTCTCCGACCACGGCCAGAGCCTGGGCGCCACCTTCCGCCAGATGGAGGGCGCCGACCTCGCGACCGTGTGCCGCCGCCTGCTGCAGGTGCCGGACAGCGAGTCGGTCGAGGCCTCCGAGGGCGAGGCGTGGGGCCCGGTGAACACCCTGCTCACCACCCTGCTCAACACCCGCCCCGCCCGCCGCACCGTCGTGGTCGGCCCCGACCGCCACCTCCCCGAGACCGCGGCGACGGCGCGGCTCCCCGAGCTCGCGGTGATCGCCTCCGGCAACCTGGGCATGGTGTGGTTCCCGCGGCTGCCTGGCCGGCTCACGCTGGAGGAGATCCACGAACTCTGGCCCCGGCTGGTGCCGGGCCTGGTCAACCGCAGGTCGATCGGGGTGGTCATCGCCGAGACGGAGAGCCGCGGCCCGGTGGCCATCGGCGTGTCCGGGCTGTGCCTGCTGCGCGACGGCACGGTCGAGGGCGACGACCCCCTGCCGCAGTACGGCCCGCACGGTCGCGAGGACCTGCTGCGGCTGGCCGGGCTGGCGAACACCGGCGACCTGGTCATCGTCTCCTCCGTCGACCCCTCCGGGCAGGTGCACGCCTTCGAGGAGCAGGTCGGCTCGCACGGCGGCATCGGAGGGCAGCAGAATGAGGCCGTGCTCCTCCACCCCGCCGACCTGCCCCTGGACCGCCGGGCGCCCCTGGTGGGGGCGGAGACGGTGCACGAGCAGCTCGTGGCGTGGATGAGGCAGCTCGGGGTGCGCCCGTGA
- a CDS encoding MBL fold metallo-hydrolase, whose protein sequence is MSLRVTWLGHSTVVIDIDGARLVSDPLLERHAGILRRRFETPRAHAWEDADAVLLSHLHHDHAHLASLRQLSGTPVLTAPACAGWLEGKGIDGGTGLEGEEWATVGVRSQARVRLVRAVHAHRPMPHRPNDAHGHLVQSATATVWVAGDTEIYPDMGELAALAGAPIDLAVVPVSGWAPRLSGGHMNHEEAARACELVGARYAIPVHWGTLHVPAGKHLPRGWMDRPGLAFARDVRRLAPDCEPVVLHPGESWALGD, encoded by the coding sequence GTGAGCCTGCGTGTCACCTGGCTGGGCCACTCGACCGTCGTCATCGACATCGACGGCGCCCGGCTGGTCTCGGACCCGCTCCTCGAACGCCACGCGGGGATCCTGCGACGCCGGTTCGAGACACCGCGCGCCCACGCGTGGGAGGACGCCGACGCGGTGCTGCTCTCCCACCTGCACCACGACCACGCCCACCTCGCCTCGCTCCGGCAGCTGTCCGGCACACCGGTGCTCACCGCTCCCGCCTGTGCGGGGTGGCTGGAGGGCAAGGGCATCGACGGCGGCACCGGTCTGGAGGGCGAGGAGTGGGCCACGGTCGGGGTGCGGTCGCAGGCACGGGTGCGCCTGGTGCGCGCCGTGCACGCGCACCGGCCCATGCCGCACCGCCCCAACGACGCCCACGGCCACCTCGTGCAGTCCGCCACGGCGACCGTCTGGGTGGCCGGCGACACCGAGATCTACCCCGACATGGGCGAGCTGGCCGCGCTGGCCGGCGCCCCGATCGACCTCGCGGTGGTGCCGGTGTCGGGCTGGGCCCCCCGGCTCTCGGGCGGCCACATGAACCACGAGGAGGCAGCCCGGGCGTGCGAGCTCGTCGGCGCGCGGTATGCGATCCCCGTGCACTGGGGCACCCTGCACGTCCCTGCGGGCAAGCACCTCCCCCGCGGCTGGATGGACCGGCCGGGCCTGGCCTTCGCCCGCGACGTGCGGCGCCTGGCACCGGACTGCGAGCCCGTCGTGCTGCACCCCGGCGAGTCCTGGGCCCTGGGCGACTGA
- a CDS encoding acyltransferase: protein MRWTYLDNLKVVPIAGVIALHGMLSYSPLEVWPYALVRETTLAEPSHVAALAVAGPFAIFLMALLFLVAGLLTPGALRRKGVRRFVRDRLLRLGVPFLVFVALVWPVLLYALYRPLGHVSGSFWTETRLNVPDTGPAWFIGVLLVLSLLYAAWAALRAHRARARRRRRPVTAGSLALLATAVAAASFVVRLWIPYASEAPLDLNEWQWPECAGLFGLGVVATGQGWLEVVPRPLAGTAGQVTGAAALGAAAYVGLAGPLGMDFEALTGGLRWESAVFVVLEGALTVFGSVWLLSFAQRRLARPRPHGAELARWSYPAFLVQGLPLLALAVALRPVAAPAEVKAVVVAAGGVVASFALAALLVRAPGVRQVV from the coding sequence ATGCGGTGGACCTACCTCGACAACCTCAAGGTGGTCCCCATCGCCGGGGTCATCGCGCTGCACGGGATGCTGAGCTACTCGCCGCTGGAGGTGTGGCCGTACGCGCTGGTGCGCGAGACCACCCTGGCCGAGCCCAGCCACGTCGCGGCCCTCGCGGTGGCGGGGCCGTTCGCCATCTTCCTCATGGCCCTGCTGTTCCTCGTCGCAGGTCTGCTCACGCCGGGAGCCTTGCGCCGCAAAGGTGTCCGCCGCTTCGTCCGCGACCGCCTCCTGCGCCTGGGGGTGCCGTTCCTGGTCTTCGTCGCCCTCGTGTGGCCCGTCCTCCTCTACGCCCTCTACCGGCCCCTGGGTCACGTGTCCGGCTCCTTCTGGACCGAGACACGCCTCAACGTCCCCGACACCGGGCCGGCCTGGTTCATCGGGGTCCTGCTGGTGCTCTCGCTCCTGTATGCCGCGTGGGCGGCACTGCGAGCCCACCGCGCCAGGGCGCGGCGCCGGCGCCGTCCCGTCACCGCCGGGTCGCTGGCCCTGCTCGCCACCGCTGTCGCCGCCGCCTCGTTCGTCGTCCGGCTGTGGATCCCCTACGCCAGCGAGGCGCCGCTGGACCTCAACGAGTGGCAGTGGCCCGAGTGCGCCGGGCTCTTCGGGCTCGGCGTGGTGGCCACCGGGCAGGGGTGGCTCGAGGTGGTGCCCCGCCCGCTCGCCGGCACGGCTGGGCAGGTGACGGGAGCAGCCGCCCTCGGCGCCGCGGCATACGTCGGCCTGGCCGGACCGCTCGGCATGGACTTCGAGGCCCTGACCGGCGGACTGCGTTGGGAGTCAGCGGTCTTCGTGGTGCTGGAGGGCGCGCTCACGGTCTTCGGCTCGGTCTGGCTGCTCTCCTTCGCGCAGCGCCGGCTCGCCCGCCCCCGCCCGCACGGAGCCGAGCTGGCCCGCTGGTCCTACCCCGCGTTCCTCGTCCAGGGCCTTCCCCTGCTCGCCCTGGCCGTGGCGCTGCGCCCGGTGGCGGCGCCGGCCGAGGTCAAGGCGGTGGTCGTCGCCGCGGGTGGCGTGGTGGCGTCGTTCGCGCTGGCCGCCCTGCTCGTCCGCGCGCCCGGCGTGCGCCAGGTCGTGTGA
- a CDS encoding spore germination protein GerW family protein, with amino-acid sequence MDIEQLMSQATDAAKVSRVFGEPIHEGDVMLVPVARVRGGAGGGTGTGPDNEGSGSGGGGGFTAEPAGVYVVKGGEVTWRPSVDVNRVVLGGQLVAIVMFLVLRSLIRRR; translated from the coding sequence ATGGACATCGAGCAGCTCATGAGCCAGGCCACCGACGCCGCCAAGGTCTCCCGCGTCTTCGGCGAGCCGATCCACGAGGGCGACGTGATGCTCGTGCCCGTGGCCCGCGTACGCGGCGGCGCGGGGGGCGGCACCGGCACGGGCCCCGACAACGAGGGCTCGGGCAGCGGGGGCGGTGGCGGGTTCACCGCCGAGCCTGCCGGGGTCTACGTCGTCAAGGGAGGTGAGGTCACCTGGCGCCCCTCGGTCGACGTCAACCGGGTCGTCCTGGGCGGGCAGCTGGTGGCCATCGTCATGTTCCTCGTCCTGCGGTCCCTGATCCGGCGGCGGTGA
- a CDS encoding DUF2252 domain-containing protein: MREQHVFETPEARAAKGLAARKRLPPEAHAALDLRADRDPVSVLAQQLPSRLPELVGLRNERMSASPFAFFRGGAAVMAADLAPRPHTGLYAQLCGDAHLANFGMFASPERNLLFDINDFDETCPGPWEWDVKRLVASLVVAGLSNGFTEKQNRKVVVAAARRYQTAMGGFAAQGNLAVWYARVSVTELRRLLADDIDAKASKRFDKAIAKAMGRDHLRSVANLTEVVDGVRRIISDPPLLVPVAELAPGVTRDELEESMEKLLWDYADSLAPGHRELARSYSFVDMARKVVGVGSVGTRCWVVLMRGRDDGDPLLLQVKEAQPSVIASHLGLPKQRHEGVRVVAGQRVMQAASDMFLGWQRAMGLDQRIRDFYIRQLHDWKGSASIEAMTPKALRLYAEVCAWTLARAHARSGDRIAIASYLGDDEQFAQAMASFADSYAEVNARDHARFVEAVRSGAPMLTA, encoded by the coding sequence ATGCGCGAGCAGCACGTGTTCGAGACGCCTGAGGCGAGGGCGGCGAAGGGACTCGCCGCCCGCAAGCGGCTCCCGCCCGAGGCCCACGCGGCACTCGACCTGCGCGCCGACCGCGACCCCGTGAGCGTGCTGGCGCAGCAGCTGCCCTCGCGACTGCCCGAGCTGGTCGGCCTCCGCAACGAACGGATGTCCGCCTCTCCCTTCGCCTTCTTCCGTGGGGGCGCCGCGGTGATGGCGGCGGACCTCGCCCCCCGCCCCCACACCGGGCTCTACGCCCAGCTGTGCGGTGACGCCCACCTGGCGAACTTCGGCATGTTCGCCTCACCCGAGCGCAACCTGCTCTTCGACATCAACGACTTCGACGAGACCTGCCCCGGCCCCTGGGAGTGGGACGTCAAGCGCCTGGTGGCGAGCCTGGTCGTGGCCGGTCTGTCCAACGGCTTCACGGAGAAGCAGAACCGCAAGGTCGTCGTCGCGGCGGCGCGCCGCTACCAGACCGCGATGGGCGGTTTCGCCGCCCAGGGGAACCTCGCGGTCTGGTACGCCCGGGTGTCGGTCACCGAGCTGCGCCGCCTGCTCGCCGACGACATCGACGCCAAGGCGAGCAAGAGGTTCGACAAGGCCATCGCCAAGGCCATGGGACGCGACCACCTCCGCTCGGTGGCGAACCTGACGGAGGTCGTCGACGGTGTCCGCCGCATCATCAGCGACCCGCCCCTGCTGGTGCCGGTGGCCGAGCTGGCGCCGGGGGTGACGCGCGACGAGCTCGAGGAGTCGATGGAGAAGCTGCTGTGGGACTACGCAGACTCCTTGGCGCCCGGGCACCGCGAGCTGGCGCGCTCGTACTCGTTCGTCGACATGGCCCGCAAGGTGGTCGGCGTCGGCAGCGTCGGCACCCGGTGCTGGGTCGTGCTCATGCGCGGGCGCGATGACGGTGACCCGTTGCTGCTGCAGGTGAAGGAGGCCCAGCCATCGGTGATCGCCTCGCACCTCGGCCTGCCGAAGCAGCGGCACGAGGGGGTGCGCGTCGTCGCCGGACAGCGGGTCATGCAGGCGGCAAGCGACATGTTCCTCGGCTGGCAGCGCGCCATGGGCCTCGACCAGCGGATCCGCGACTTCTACATCCGCCAGCTGCACGACTGGAAGGGCTCGGCCTCGATCGAGGCCATGACCCCCAAGGCCCTTCGCCTCTACGCCGAGGTCTGCGCGTGGACCCTGGCCCGGGCGCACGCCCGTTCCGGCGACCGCATCGCCATCGCGTCCTACCTCGGTGACGACGAGCAGTTCGCGCAGGCCATGGCGTCCTTCGCCGACTCCTACGCCGAGGTGAACGCCCGCGACCACGCGAGGTTCGTCGAGGCGGTGCGCAGCGGGGCGCCCATGCTCACGGCTTGA
- a CDS encoding DEAD/DEAH box helicase gives MAQRGQRQAGATRTAPRAQRRHRERDDEGLFPVLAKAVREVEGAAQRGRLRPSSRTKFQVIALLVREERARLKDDATVTEGQRAEQLKRLDGIATILAKTAARDTSLLSLLAEDAVVTGAAKSLRQEMLAAAGMEPEPEPEPEPEQTVTTAPAERRVVPQSVVARQLANPFLAPDFSAVPQRRVRHGRLSGWELLGPLFRSFEEGGGSSCMDLPEPTSLQAPGGHELMHHQAQVVEAAREGHRTFLLADEPGLGKTAQALLAAQAADAYPLLAVVPNVVKANWAREAQLWTPKHKATVIHGDGHTIDGFADIIVVNYEVLDRHVGWLGDLGFRGMVVDEAHFIKNKSSQRSQHVLQLAERIRQRTANPLLMALTGTPLINDIEDFRAIWQFLGWIDDKQPRPRLMEKLEEVGLSPADAGFYASARASVIDLGIVRRRKVDVASDIPARRIADLPVELDDEAGRSIRAAERELARRLVQRYESALAARGTGAPVEGIDHDLVRRVATWEREEANASKADGNVFGMLRRIGRAKAELAADYAAQLARSVGKVVFFAKHVDVMDAAEELFAKRGIRYSSIRGDQTSKVRQQQVDAFMTDPDVAVAVCSLTAAGVGLNLQVASNVVLAELSWTDAEQTQAIDRVHRIGQGDPVTAWRIIAAQTMDTKIAQLIDSKAGLAARALDGSDEEVSSSADIQLEALVALLTDALTAQLAAGS, from the coding sequence TTGGCTCAACGAGGCCAGCGCCAGGCCGGCGCGACCCGCACCGCACCCCGCGCGCAGCGGCGCCACCGCGAGCGTGACGACGAGGGTCTCTTCCCCGTGCTCGCCAAGGCGGTGCGCGAGGTGGAGGGGGCGGCCCAGCGCGGTCGTCTGCGGCCGTCGTCCCGCACCAAGTTCCAGGTCATCGCGCTGCTCGTGCGCGAGGAGCGGGCCCGCCTCAAGGACGACGCGACGGTGACCGAGGGCCAGCGGGCCGAGCAGCTCAAGCGGCTCGACGGCATCGCCACGATCCTCGCCAAGACCGCAGCCCGTGACACCTCGCTGCTGTCGCTGCTCGCCGAGGACGCCGTCGTGACCGGCGCCGCGAAGTCGCTGCGTCAGGAGATGCTCGCCGCCGCGGGGATGGAGCCCGAGCCGGAGCCCGAGCCGGAGCCGGAGCAGACCGTCACCACGGCCCCAGCGGAGCGGCGCGTCGTGCCCCAGTCGGTGGTGGCCCGCCAGCTCGCCAACCCCTTCCTCGCCCCCGACTTCTCCGCCGTCCCGCAGCGCCGGGTCCGCCACGGGCGGCTCTCCGGCTGGGAGCTGCTCGGCCCGCTGTTCCGCTCCTTCGAGGAGGGCGGCGGCTCGTCCTGCATGGACCTGCCCGAGCCCACCTCGCTCCAGGCGCCCGGCGGGCACGAGCTGATGCACCACCAGGCGCAGGTGGTCGAGGCGGCCCGCGAGGGCCACCGCACCTTCCTCCTCGCCGACGAGCCGGGCCTGGGCAAGACCGCCCAGGCGCTGCTGGCGGCGCAGGCCGCTGACGCCTACCCGCTGCTCGCGGTCGTCCCGAACGTCGTCAAGGCCAACTGGGCCCGTGAGGCGCAGCTGTGGACGCCGAAGCACAAGGCCACCGTCATCCACGGCGACGGCCACACGATCGACGGCTTTGCCGACATCATCGTCGTCAACTACGAGGTGCTCGACCGGCACGTCGGCTGGCTGGGCGACCTCGGCTTCCGCGGCATGGTGGTCGACGAGGCGCACTTCATCAAGAACAAGTCCTCGCAACGCTCGCAGCACGTGCTCCAGCTCGCGGAGCGGATCCGCCAGCGCACCGCCAACCCGCTGCTGATGGCGCTCACCGGCACCCCGCTGATCAACGACATCGAGGACTTCCGGGCCATCTGGCAGTTCCTCGGCTGGATCGACGACAAGCAGCCGCGGCCCCGCCTCATGGAGAAGCTCGAGGAGGTCGGGCTGAGCCCGGCCGACGCCGGCTTCTACGCGTCGGCCCGCGCGAGCGTCATCGACCTCGGCATCGTCCGGCGCCGCAAGGTCGACGTGGCCTCCGACATCCCGGCCCGTCGCATCGCCGACCTCCCGGTCGAGCTCGACGACGAGGCAGGCCGGTCGATTCGCGCCGCCGAGCGCGAGCTCGCCCGTCGCCTGGTCCAGCGCTACGAGAGCGCGCTGGCCGCCCGCGGCACCGGTGCGCCCGTCGAGGGCATCGACCACGACCTCGTGCGGCGTGTGGCCACCTGGGAGCGCGAGGAGGCGAACGCGAGCAAGGCCGACGGCAACGTCTTCGGCATGTTGCGCCGCATCGGCCGGGCGAAGGCCGAGCTCGCCGCCGACTACGCCGCGCAGCTGGCCCGCAGCGTCGGCAAGGTGGTCTTCTTCGCCAAGCACGTCGACGTCATGGACGCCGCCGAGGAGCTGTTCGCCAAGCGCGGCATCCGCTACTCCTCGATCCGTGGCGACCAGACCTCCAAGGTGCGCCAGCAGCAGGTCGACGCCTTCATGACCGACCCCGACGTCGCGGTCGCGGTGTGCTCGCTGACCGCGGCCGGCGTCGGCCTCAACCTGCAGGTCGCCTCCAACGTGGTGCTCGCCGAGCTGTCGTGGACCGACGCGGAGCAGACCCAGGCGATCGACCGCGTGCACCGCATCGGCCAGGGTGACCCCGTCACGGCGTGGCGCATCATCGCCGCGCAGACGATGGACACCAAGATCGCCCAGCTCATCGACAGCAAGGCCGGGCTGGCGGCCCGCGCGCTCGACGGCTCGGACGAGGAGGTGTCGAGCTCGGCCGACATCCAGCTCGAGGCCCTGGTGGCGCTGCTCACCGACGCGTTGACCGCGCAGCTAGCCGCCGGTTCGTAG
- a CDS encoding cation:proton antiporter produces MGGADFAHTLVALALLLAAAHGVGHLFTLLRQPRVIGEIAGGLVLGPTLLGSLWPDLQARVFPTEGSVAAVLGWASQLGLLLLMFCSGAEMRSLFRRDESRLVGLVTVTGVVLPFAAGALLFRFLDSEELLGPAQNGTALMLVFGLAIAVTSIPVISRIMLDLGVIESSFARIVLGVAVIEDVVVYVVLALALGMVSVEGSADFGVPGLLGLEAGSTGSMVFHGLATLAVFALMLTLGPRGFRWTRRQRWNLVASSNPLAYLLLFIFGGALLCIVLGVTALFGAFLAGIAASAAKGPKVVAARESIRSISFAFFIPVYFATVGLQLDLVRHFDIVFFAWFLLFACLAKSGSVYLGARLAGEGSRASRNLAIATNARGGPGIVLASVTYAAGIISQEFYAALVMLALVTSMLAGTWLGHIVRSGRPLRPGDRATLPRAGVPGGPSTRN; encoded by the coding sequence ATGGGCGGAGCCGACTTCGCACACACACTGGTGGCGCTGGCCCTGCTGCTCGCGGCCGCCCACGGCGTCGGCCACCTCTTCACCCTGCTGCGCCAGCCCCGCGTCATCGGCGAGATCGCCGGAGGCCTCGTGCTTGGCCCGACCCTGCTCGGGTCCCTGTGGCCTGACCTGCAGGCCCGTGTCTTCCCCACCGAGGGGTCGGTCGCAGCGGTGCTCGGCTGGGCCTCCCAGCTCGGGCTGTTGCTGCTGATGTTCTGCTCCGGCGCCGAGATGCGCTCCCTCTTCCGCCGCGACGAGAGCCGTCTGGTCGGCCTGGTCACCGTGACCGGAGTGGTGCTGCCGTTCGCGGCGGGCGCGTTGCTGTTCAGGTTCCTGGACTCCGAGGAGCTGCTCGGGCCGGCCCAGAACGGGACGGCCCTGATGCTCGTCTTCGGGCTCGCGATCGCGGTGACGAGCATCCCCGTGATCTCCAGGATCATGCTCGACCTCGGCGTCATCGAGTCGTCCTTCGCCCGGATCGTGCTCGGCGTGGCGGTCATCGAGGACGTCGTGGTCTACGTGGTGCTCGCCCTCGCCCTCGGCATGGTCAGCGTGGAGGGCAGCGCGGACTTCGGTGTGCCCGGCCTGCTCGGACTGGAGGCCGGCAGCACCGGCAGCATGGTGTTCCACGGGCTCGCGACGCTGGCCGTCTTCGCCCTCATGCTGACCCTCGGGCCGCGCGGCTTCCGCTGGACCCGGCGGCAGCGCTGGAACCTCGTGGCCAGCAGCAACCCGCTCGCCTACCTGCTGCTGTTCATCTTCGGCGGGGCGCTGCTGTGCATCGTGCTGGGGGTGACGGCCCTGTTCGGTGCGTTCCTCGCCGGCATCGCAGCCAGTGCGGCCAAGGGGCCGAAGGTCGTCGCGGCCAGGGAGTCGATCCGGTCGATCTCCTTCGCCTTCTTCATCCCGGTCTACTTCGCCACCGTGGGCCTCCAGCTCGACCTGGTGCGTCACTTCGACATCGTGTTCTTCGCCTGGTTCCTCCTCTTCGCCTGCCTCGCGAAGTCCGGCAGCGTCTACCTGGGCGCCCGGCTGGCCGGTGAGGGGTCCCGCGCCTCGCGCAACCTGGCGATCGCCACCAACGCGCGCGGCGGCCCCGGCATCGTGCTCGCCTCGGTCACGTATGCCGCGGGCATCATCAGCCAGGAGTTCTACGCAGCCCTGGTGATGCTGGCCCTCGTCACCTCCATGCTGGCCGGCACCTGGCTCGGCCACATCGTCCGCTCCGGGCGGCCGCTGCGCCCGGGCGACCGGGCGACCTTGCCACGGGCCGGTGTCCCCGGGGGCCCCAGCACCCGCAATTGA